In one Komagataeibacter sp. FNDCR2 genomic region, the following are encoded:
- a CDS encoding LL-diaminopimelate aminotransferase, with the protein MTEEFHRIRRLPPYVFAEVNKAKAQARARGEDIIDLGMGNPDTPTPPHIVQKLVETVSDPRAHRYSVSRGIPGLRRALAGYYERRFNVKLDPETEVIATLGSKEGLANLASAVTSPGDTILVPNPSYPIHQFGFIIAGASVRSIPATPDDEMLEALDRAVRHSVPKPTALIVNFPSNPTAYLADLDFYRKLVAFARKHEIWIMSDLAYAEIYFGDKVPPSILEVPGAKDIAVEFTSLSKTYSMAGWRMGFAAGNPRLISALTRIKSYLDYGAFTPIQVAAVAALSGPQDCVAEIRDIYRKRRDVLIQGLHAAGWDVPSPEGSMFAWAPIPERFRHLGSVDFSKLLLKEAGVAVAPGLGFGEHGEGFVRIGLVENTQRLRQACRSIRHFMTEHGGISPTSQQAAPLHDTHSAHS; encoded by the coding sequence AGGCCCAGGCCCGAGCGCGGGGGGAGGATATTATCGATCTGGGCATGGGCAATCCCGACACCCCCACCCCGCCGCACATCGTGCAGAAGCTGGTGGAGACCGTGTCCGACCCGCGCGCGCACCGCTATTCCGTCAGCCGTGGCATTCCCGGCCTGCGCCGGGCGCTGGCGGGGTATTACGAACGCCGCTTCAACGTGAAGCTGGATCCGGAAACGGAAGTGATCGCGACCCTTGGCTCAAAGGAAGGGCTGGCCAACCTCGCCTCCGCCGTGACCAGCCCGGGCGACACCATTTTGGTACCCAACCCGTCCTACCCGATCCATCAGTTCGGCTTCATCATCGCCGGGGCGTCCGTGCGCTCGATTCCCGCCACGCCGGATGACGAGATGCTGGAGGCCCTGGACCGCGCGGTACGCCATTCCGTGCCGAAGCCCACGGCGCTGATCGTCAACTTCCCGTCCAATCCCACCGCCTACCTGGCCGATCTCGATTTCTACCGCAAACTGGTGGCCTTCGCCCGCAAGCACGAAATCTGGATCATGTCCGACCTTGCCTATGCCGAGATCTATTTTGGCGACAAGGTGCCCCCCTCCATTCTGGAGGTGCCGGGGGCGAAGGACATCGCGGTGGAGTTCACGTCCCTTTCCAAGACGTATTCCATGGCGGGCTGGCGCATGGGCTTCGCGGCGGGCAACCCGCGCCTGATCTCGGCGCTGACACGCATCAAGTCCTATCTGGATTATGGCGCGTTCACCCCCATCCAGGTCGCCGCCGTCGCCGCCCTGAGCGGCCCGCAGGACTGCGTGGCCGAAATTCGCGACATCTACCGCAAGCGCCGCGACGTGCTGATCCAGGGCCTGCACGCGGCGGGGTGGGACGTCCCCTCGCCCGAGGGGTCGATGTTCGCGTGGGCGCCGATCCCCGAACGCTTCCGCCATCTGGGCAGCGTCGATTTTTCCAAGCTGCTGCTGAAGGAGGCTGGCGTTGCCGTGGCGCCGGGCCTGGGCTTTGGGGAACATGGGGAAGGGTTCGTGCGCATCGGCCTGGTGGAAAACACGCAGCGCCTGCGCCAGGCCTGCCGTTCCATCCGCCATTTCATGACGGAACATGGCGGCATCAGCCCGACCTCGCAGCAGGCCGCCCCCCTGCATGATACCCACTCCGCCCATTCATGA